From the genome of Williamwhitmania taraxaci, one region includes:
- a CDS encoding efflux RND transporter periplasmic adaptor subunit has product MKKNIIYTLVALALITIVVIRLINNKHTTQNRVYHYNKEKAINVQAISLTFKKVKNDISFPGTFEPNKETRISSDIQGKINSVLVDVGSIVRKGEALIQLDNSLLKLQLQSVEIQIEGLDADVKRYTVLANADAIQGVQLEKSVLGLKSAKVQRATLMEQINKTTIVAPFGGIVTAKLTEEGSFAAPGVPLLQITDISVLKFTVNVSEQELSQFKTNQIYSLYADVYPEALLSGKVIMTGSKANMGNSYPIQFSVNNTTDLKIKSGMFGQVQLKNDNNQQHIIIPASSIVGTNIKPQVYIVKDGKAILQNIIILSRFQNMALISSGLTEGDVIITNGFINLYDGANVLISN; this is encoded by the coding sequence ATGAAGAAGAATATAATATACACATTGGTGGCATTAGCCTTAATCACCATCGTGGTGATTCGCCTGATAAACAATAAACATACCACCCAAAACAGGGTATACCATTACAATAAAGAGAAGGCAATTAACGTGCAAGCTATCAGTTTAACGTTCAAAAAAGTTAAAAACGATATCTCGTTTCCAGGGACGTTTGAGCCCAATAAAGAAACAAGAATCAGTTCAGACATTCAAGGAAAGATTAATTCAGTTTTGGTGGATGTTGGAAGCATTGTCAGAAAAGGTGAGGCTTTAATACAGTTAGACAACTCGTTGCTGAAACTGCAATTGCAATCCGTTGAAATTCAAATTGAGGGATTGGATGCCGATGTAAAACGATATACAGTGCTTGCTAATGCCGATGCAATTCAAGGAGTGCAGCTGGAAAAATCAGTATTAGGACTGAAATCGGCCAAAGTTCAACGTGCTACTTTAATGGAGCAAATCAATAAAACAACCATTGTAGCACCTTTTGGAGGAATTGTTACTGCCAAACTTACCGAAGAGGGTTCATTCGCAGCTCCAGGAGTTCCGTTGCTTCAAATAACAGATATTTCTGTTTTAAAATTTACTGTAAATGTATCCGAGCAGGAGTTGAGTCAATTCAAAACCAATCAAATATACTCACTTTACGCCGATGTTTACCCTGAAGCGTTGCTGTCGGGAAAAGTTATCATGACTGGCAGTAAGGCCAACATGGGAAATAGTTATCCTATACAGTTTTCGGTGAATAATACCACTGATTTAAAAATCAAATCAGGTATGTTTGGACAGGTTCAGCTGAAAAACGACAACAATCAGCAACATATTATTATCCCGGCTTCATCCATTGTTGGAACAAATATTAAACCACAAGTTTATATTGTGAAAGACGGTAAAGCTATTCTTCAAAACATCATCATCTTAAGTCGATTTCAGAATATGGCTTTGATATCAAGTGGTTTAACCGAAGGTGATGTAATTATTACCAACGGATTTATTAACCTGTATGATGGGGCAAATGTTTTAATCAGCAATTAA
- a CDS encoding TolC family protein has product MLVNVYKQKLAILILIGVAVAKPALAQVWTLQQCIDTALVNNKNLQIGRNGILMGEQKHKEATANLIPKITANADYRYYTDQPYQLMPASVFGGPTGTFKEAQFGVPHNINANIQLALPLYNSQVYGAIQITNVALELNELQYKKTEEQLFYEISNLYYNVQIMHRQLSFIDSNMINSNKLLQNMQLLKEQLLVKMTDVEKVRLQNEQLLTQKELIKSKFDQTMNALKFTMGVSIDRVVSVDSVISFQNGIDYISGNAIETSIAQTQSRVLITELKTLKRSRLPSLSLYGTYGTAGFGYNESPNDFLKFFPVGFVGVQMSVPLFNGTVTKRKINQKKVEQQNSELQINIVTEQNAMLTANAKRQRIIAQKTIVNMLSQIQLAQAIYEQTVLQQKQGLAILTDVLLADNAVREAQQAYLSAVVDYLKADLDLRKLTGNISTIKN; this is encoded by the coding sequence ATGTTAGTGAATGTTTACAAACAAAAATTAGCAATACTAATTTTAATAGGTGTTGCAGTTGCAAAGCCAGCACTTGCTCAAGTGTGGACATTGCAACAGTGCATTGATACTGCGCTGGTAAATAATAAGAATTTGCAAATCGGTAGAAATGGTATTTTAATGGGTGAACAGAAACACAAAGAAGCCACTGCCAATTTAATTCCCAAAATTACCGCTAATGCCGATTATCGCTATTACACCGACCAACCCTATCAATTAATGCCGGCTTCGGTTTTTGGTGGGCCTACAGGAACCTTTAAGGAGGCTCAGTTTGGTGTACCACATAATATTAATGCGAATATTCAACTAGCCTTACCATTATACAATTCACAAGTTTATGGTGCTATACAAATTACAAACGTTGCACTTGAATTAAACGAACTCCAATACAAAAAAACAGAAGAGCAGCTATTTTATGAGATTTCGAATCTCTACTATAATGTTCAAATAATGCATCGTCAGCTATCTTTTATTGATAGTAATATGATAAACAGCAATAAATTGCTTCAGAATATGCAATTGTTGAAAGAACAATTGTTAGTAAAAATGACTGATGTTGAAAAGGTTAGGTTGCAAAACGAACAGCTGTTAACGCAAAAAGAACTCATAAAAAGTAAGTTTGATCAAACAATGAACGCATTGAAATTTACTATGGGTGTGTCAATTGACAGAGTAGTATCGGTTGATAGTGTCATCAGTTTTCAAAATGGAATAGATTATATTTCCGGCAACGCTATCGAAACGAGTATAGCACAGACGCAATCTCGAGTTCTGATTACCGAATTAAAAACTCTAAAACGATCAAGACTTCCTTCGTTAAGCCTATATGGAACTTACGGAACAGCTGGTTTTGGCTACAATGAATCACCTAACGATTTTCTAAAGTTTTTCCCTGTTGGTTTTGTGGGCGTTCAAATGTCGGTTCCATTATTTAATGGGACTGTAACGAAGAGAAAAATTAATCAGAAAAAAGTCGAACAGCAAAATAGTGAATTGCAAATCAACATAGTTACTGAACAAAACGCTATGCTTACAGCAAATGCAAAGCGGCAAAGAATAATAGCGCAAAAAACGATAGTTAATATGCTATCGCAAATTCAGTTGGCACAAGCAATTTATGAGCAAACTGTTTTACAACAAAAGCAGGGATTAGCAATACTCACAGATGTTCTTTTGGCAGATAATGCTGTAAGGGAAGCGCAACAGGCTTATTTATCGGCAGTTGTTGATTACCTGAAAGCTGATCTGGATCTTCGAAAACTTACTGGCAATATTAGCACAATAAAAAATTAA